In a single window of the Nicotiana tomentosiformis chromosome 8, ASM39032v3, whole genome shotgun sequence genome:
- the LOC104089716 gene encoding uncharacterized protein: MGARRSCGNESSMWTSTANCIREAARAVLGITRGFSRGHNSNWWWNEKAQGKVEATEAAYMKLVENVDKEEGKTLRVCYKKAKKEAKLAVTAAKTAAFECLHAELGGRGDDKRLFRLDTVREKKARDLDQVRCIKDEDSKVLVEEACIRRMWQSYFHKLLNEDEDKNIVLGDLEKSENQRDFRFCRRIKVEEVNEVMRKMSRGRVTRPNEISVELWKAVGRVGLERLTGLFNIIFRTKKKPKEWRWSFMVPLYKYRGDIQIVTPTRIL, from the coding sequence ATGGGGGCTCGGAGGAGTTGTGGGAACGAGAGTAGTATGTGGACCTCGACAGCAAACTGCATTAGGGAAGCTGCTAGAGCGGTGTTAGGGATCACGAGGGGTTTCTCCAGGGGCCACAACAGtaactggtggtggaatgaaaaGGCCCAAGGTAAAGTAGAAGCCACGGAAGCGGCGTATATGAAACTAGTGGAGAACGTCGACAAGGAGGAGGGGAAGACGCTTAGGGTGTGTTACAAGAaggctaagaaagaggcaaagtTAGCGGTCACGGCGGCTAAGACCGCAGCATTTGAATGCCTGCATGCGGAACTTGGGGGTAGAGGCGATGACAAGAGACTGTTCAGGTTAGATACAGTTCGAGAAAAGAAGGCTCGGGACCtggaccaagtgaggtgcatcaaagacgaggatAGCAAAGTATTGGTGGAAGAGGCATGCATTAGGCGCATGTGGCAGTCATACTTCCACAAACTCTTGAACGAGGATGAGGACAAGAACATTGTTCTAGGCGATTTGGAGAAATCAGAGAACCAGCGTGATTTTAGGTTTTGTAGGCGTATTAAGGTTGAGGAAGTTAATGAGGTAATGCGGAAGATGAGTAGAGGCAGAGTGACTAGGCCAAACGAGATATCGGTAGAATTATGGAAGGCCGTAGGACGGGTAGGCTTGGAGAGGCTTACTGGACTATTTAATATCATTTTTAGGACTAAGAAGAAGCCCAAAGAATGGAGGTGGAGCTTTATGGTCCCGTTGTACAAGTACAGGGGTGATATCCAAATTGTAACACCTACAAGGATATTATGA
- the LOC138897759 gene encoding uncharacterized protein, with amino-acid sequence MGSYLQGRHGGRFQQQRRPSCPRCGKTRLGICCMNLLICYRCGLRGHIQRDCRSFRQGAGSGPAHPPSSATTTSASPPPARGTLTPSGHGAARGRAHSSGGSGRLYVMRGRQNSEASPDLVICILTIQPHDMYALIDPGSTLSYVTPYVAMEFGIEPEQLHDPFFASTPVDESILAMQVYRDCFVTLCGQGTMADLMNWGWSMLM; translated from the coding sequence ATGGGCTCCTATCTgcagggtcgtcatggtggtagattccagcagcagcggaggccctcatgccctaggtgtggaaagacgCGCTTAGGAATATGTTGCATGAACTTACTCATATGCTAcagatgcggattgaggggtcacattcagagggattgtcgttcgttcCGTCAGGGTGCGGGTAGTGGCCCAGCACATCCGCCCAGTTCTGCAACTACTACATCTGcatcacctcctccagctcgaggcactctaaCACCctcagggcatggtgcagctaggggtagaGCACATAGTTCGGGAGGATCTGGCCGTTTATATGTTATGAGGGGTCGCCAAAATTCAGAAGCTTCTCCAGATCTTGTCATatgtatattgactatccaaCCTCATGAtatgtatgctcttattgatcccggttccactttgtcatatgtcactccttatgttgctatggaatttgggatagaaccggaacagcttcatgatCCGTTCTTTGCATCTACTCCAGTtgatgagtctattttggccatgcaggtttatagggattgtttTGTCACGTTGTGTGGTCAGggcaccatggccgatctcatgaattggggatggtcgatgttgatgtaa